CATTTGAATGTGTGTATGTACCAAAAAATTAGTGGAGGCATTTGTAATTAAACATTCTGTTTAATGGGGATCTTCATAGTAACACTCAGACTTGAGTAATACAGCTTGATAGATTTTTTTACTGTGATGCCATAtatcttaaaataaaatatccttgtatGTGTATTATATCATGTACAGAATATCTGTTGAGAAAAATAATCTGATAATGCTGAAGGTTTACTAAACAAATGTGatattcaaatgttttttcTGTGAGCTTTAGTGAAGCACTGGTGAACTTTAATAGTACTTTAATAGATGGACATTAAGTTCTGATGTATTACTGATGGGGTTTGAACGGAAGTCTGATGCTAACAATAACTGTAAATTATGAGAAGCTTCTCAGTTATGTGTCTTGAGTTTCCTTCTGTGTTATATATGTCTGGAGTTTCCTTTTAAGGTACCTTGTGTAATgtttaattccccccccccgtctctccTACCCTTGTACGGTTTTCGATTACCTTGCTATATGCATGATTTTTAATCCATTACATTCATTCGCTTTTTTCCAATGTAATGGAATCGATCTGGGCTGTTAAAAGAAACTGAAGAGTAAAATATCTGAATgttgtatttctttttttaataaagaggAACATGATGCGCAAAGTGAGAAGCTCTGGACTGATTTGCCACATAATTTACACCACAATCTTTAATAGGAGTACAAGGGGTAATCGGTCTAGTAGGGTATCTATTTCTGTATCCACTTACAAGTGTTTGTCTACCTGTGCTTACATTTGCATGTACATGGTTAACTGATAAAGCAGGGATAGAGGCATGTGAGCAAGTGGGCAGCAGGGCCTAAGAGGTGACACTTGAGAGGTGAAGGTTATCAGTAACTGACGGGATGAGCcgtgtggtggggggtggaggtcgAATTTCAGCATGACAGCGTTCCCGAAACTTTCAAGACAGAGTGTGGAAGTTGCGGAGGTGGGTGTTTGAAAACACTGACCTACAAACCACTGTAATTGGTCAGCATAAGTGTTCAGCAGAAGTGTCCGGGGTGGGCATTGATCTGCTCCAGTAAGGTGTAAGGATCCACATAACCTGACAGtgcaggggtggggtggggggggtgtgatgAGGAACAGATGTATGAAGGCCATGTGTGGGACAGATAGACCGATGcccagaggtggggggggggagagctagACGCCATTCAGAGCTGTGGGGGGACAACATTACACTCACATGCGGCTATGAAACTCTGACCAGTTCAGCGGACTGAATGACTGAGTGAGTTTCCTTATCTTCTCAGCAACTTACAAGAAGCTCTTTTGAGTTTTGAGTAGCTCTTTGACCATGAATACTGTGAATTCTGCTGTACTTGAAAGTTAAAGCTAATTGTACGCAATTGTATGATGATGAGAGAAATATTGGCATAAGAGTGTTTGtgataataatattaatgttttctttttgtttctcTGTCCCTAATAGGCACATTAAGGCAAATACAGCTCATGTGAGGAGTGAAGTCCAATAGAATAATTTGCCATTATTTAGTTGCATGCGGGTCTTTAGGGGGTCAGCTGCTTTGGTTGGTGGGTTATTAAAGTGCTGCTGGGGGCAAAATGAAGAAATAGCATTTCTGTGAACAGCATATCCGTCCACCAGAAAGTGATGTCACTCTGTAGTGAGCCCTTCAAAAGCCACTGATAACCTGTCAGAGCATCTATTTGAGATAACATAAGCAAAGCAGACAGACCCTTATTGGGTGGACTTGACTGATTTGCCATATAATTTACGTCACAATCTTTAATAGGAGTGCAAGGGGCGGTTGGTCTAGTAGACGATCTATCTCTGTATCCACTTACAAGTGTTTGTCTACCTGTGCTTACATTTGCATGTACATGGTTAACTGATAAAGCAGGGATAGAGGCATGTGAGCAAGTGGGCAGCAGGTGAAGGTAGTCATGaactattatttttattattaccgCTGATTGATATGTAAAAATTATACATGGCAATATAGTTAATATAGTTTTTATAGTTATAAATATGTTTGTTGCTTTTTGTTTCTCTCTTGTTTTAGAGTGGTATTAGATCTTGAAACGTGTTTTTGTGTTTAATATCTGAGCACGTTGCACAAAAGACATTGAGGCCCAACAGGGAAAAGAAGAGATGGATGAGGGGAGTATGAGTGGACTGGAGAGAGAGGTAGGAGGGATGGGTACTGTCGGTATCCAGGGGTTGGAGGAGATGCACGGCGGAGGAAGCACAAGGAGACTGGCCATGAAGAATGAGGAGGATAACAAGGGGGAAGGAGGAAAGGGCTGCCACTACGGGAACATGTGGAAGGGAGGGTGGATGCTGAGCGAGCGGCTGGCCATCAACGTGGCGGGTATGAGATATGAGACTCAGCTTCGCACGCTAGCCCAGTTTCCAGACTCCTTGCTGGGGGATCCTCAGAGACGGCTGCGCTATTTTGACCCGCTGAGGAACGAGTTGTTCCTGGATCGGAACCGCGTCTGCTTCGACGCCATCCTCAGTTACTACCAGTCGGGTGGACGCCTCCAGAGGCCCACCGAGATCCCGGTGGATGTTTTCCTGGAGGAGCTTGAGTTCTACCAGCTGggcgaggagatcctggagcgcTACAAAGATGACGAAGGCTTCCCTAAAGAGGAAGTGCGCATTCTGCCCAAAGGCAAGATAGCAAGTAACGTGTGGAGTCTTTTTGAATATCCCGACTCCTCGCCATATGCCCGCGGCGTCACCATCTTAAGCATCATTATCATCGTTTTGTCAATCAGCACTTTCTGCCTGGAGACGATACCTGAGCTGCAGAGCATTAGGCATTCGAGAAAGGTGAGCGTTTGGGAGATGTGGAAAGGGGCGCGGGAAAGGCAGGCAGGGAATGAGGGGGCGGGGGCAGAGGTGATGGGGGGATAACCAGATTCCATCCAGAAAGCATTAAGAATCATGCTAAGTTCAGAAACATCCAGAATTGTTGTGGAAAGTTTTCAGACAGAATCATAATACAGAACAGTTGTCATACTGAGAGATAGAACCTGGAGGCTGAGACAAACTGAAAAACTGCTAGCAGATTCACAGGATAGTTCACTTAACATAAGACACGGTGTAGGGGGCAGCACATCAGCACAGTGGAGCATGAGAGCCAGCCGGTCCCCCGTTTTAACCTCTGGTTTCCATATAATGTCACATGAAATGTGAGATATTAAACCTGTGGTCTTTTTTTGGTCTTTTACAGTAGTGAAACCATGAATGTAGCATACTATATAATAACATTAAGTGATAAGTTAGCACGCTGTTCTAGGTTCAATACCACTCATCAGAGCAGTATCTGAGACAGCTATAAATGCAGCTTTGCCTGCCTAGTCATCACTTGGAAAGGTGATGTAAGTCAGCACACGTGGTGCTATTGGGTATGTGGAGATGTATCATAAGAAAATGCGTAAGAGTGTAACATATGATACATATATTAACATAATATATTATTATGTTGTCCTGTTTTTCCCTTTCCCTATTCCATTTCCTTTCTGCTACgctccaaccctagactggaCCATAACAAATATGAATCACCAATTTATTGTGGTTTGTGTGCCTCCATGATCCTATGAGCTATGTTGTCAGGGGCAGTTGACCTTGGTAGAgtctcccaaggcaaattgGTCCTAGGTGAGTGGCCAGACTAAGTGCGGTTCACATAGACCCCTATGATGAACAACAATAAGGACCATGTTACCCTGCCTGGATTGGGGAGACCAGGGCCtggccctggagccaggcctggggcggGAGTTTGGAGACAAGCACCTGTTGGCCGGGCCTCCACCCATAGGGCCCAGCCAGGCATAGCTTGAAGGGATAACATGGGATTGCCCTCCTATAGGCccaccaactacagggggaaccGTGGGGTTCGAGTGCAATGTAGATTGGGTGGCAGTCAAAAGCAGACTGTAGAACTCCTGGAGAGGAGCTGAACTCTATTCTGCTCTGGAGTTGCCCTTTGTGAGAGGGTCCGGGCAAGGGGTGGGGCTACTTATAGCCCGCAGTTCAGTGCCAGTACGTTGGAGTTTACCCCGGTGAATGAGAGAGTCGCCTCCCTTTGACTTTTAGCAGGGGAACTGGCTCTGACTGTTGTCTGTGCGTACCCACCAAACAGCAGGTCAGAGTATCCAGTTTTCTTACAGACCTTGGTGGGGGGGTGCTGGAAGGTGCCCATTCTGGGGACTCCATTGTTCTCTTGGGGGACTTTAACAGTTATGTGGATAATGACAGTGAAGCCTGGAAGAGTATGATTTGGAGGAATGGTCTGCCCGATCAGAATAACGAACACCGTGTTCAAACATTAAGGTGTTCATAAGTGCACATGGCATCAGAGCACCCTAGGCCTCAGTTTGATTATCAATTTTGTAATTGTATCATTGGATCTGCATccacatgttttggacactcaggtgaagagaggGTCTGAGTTGTCAACCAATCATTGGAGTTGGATCCGATGGTGGATGAAGATGCCAGATAGACATGATAGACCCACGGTTAGGGTGTGCTGGGAGGATCTCTTTAGGAGATCTTTAACTCACACCTTAGGCAGAACTTCTCCAGCAtcccaagtgtgtgtgtgtgtgtgtggggggggggggcactgagtctgaatgggccatgttccgggACTCCATTGCTGGGGTGGCAGTGTAGAGCTATGGCTGTAAGGTTGTTAGCGCCTGTTTTTGTGGCAGTCCCTCAACCCGGTGGTGGACACCTGCGGTAAAGGGAGCTATCAGGCTAAAGAAGGAGGCCTTCAGAGTTTGGTTAGCTTGTGGGACTCCTGAAGCAGCTGACATATACTGACAGGCCAAGGAAAGTGTGGCTTTGGGAGTTACTGAAgcaaaaactcaggtgtgggaggagtttggtgagaccATGGAGAAAGACTTTTGGATGGCCTCAAAAAGATTCTGGCAAACTGTCAAGCAACTCAGGAGGGAGAAGCAGGGCTTCACCCATACTATATACAGCAGGGACGTAGACCTGTTAACCTCAAATGAGGATATAGTCAGGCGGTGGAAAGAATATTTCAAGGACCTCTTGAATCTCACTGGTATTTTTCATTGGAGGAAGTAGTGCTGGAAGACTCAGGGGAAGGCTTGGCCATCTCTAGGGCTGAGGTCACTGAAGTAATCAAACAACTCTTCAGTGGTAAGGCTACGGGGGTGGATAAGATTTACCCTGAGTTCTCAGATCCAGGAAGAAAAATTGAGATTCTGTCTAGAATGATAGACCAGCTATTCACCCTCAGAAGGATATAGGCGgggtcatgggagtttgcccagctTGTCTACATGCATTTTGTGGACTAGGAAAAGGCATATGATTGTGTCCCTTGGGGGGTCCTGTAGGGGGTGCAACTGGAGTATAGGGTACGAGATCCATTGGTGTGGGCCATCAGGTCCCTGCATAAATCGAGCAAGAGTTTGCTTTACATTGCCAGCAATAAGTCAGACTTGTTCCCAGTGGGTGTTGGAATCCCTCCCAGCTAAGTGTGAGGCGGTCAGGATGAGGATCGGCACTTCCAAGTCTGAGGCTATGGTTCTTgaccggaaaagggtggattgtCTGCTCTTAGTGGGGCATGAGTTTCTGCCTcaggtggaggagtttaagaatcttggggtcttgttcatgagtgaaGGAAGAAGGGAGCAGGAAATTGACAGAAGGATCGGTGCAGTGTCAGCAGTAATGCGGACACCATACTGTTCTGTTGTGGTGAAAAAGGAGCTGAGCCAGAAGGCAAAGCCCATGATTTACGATCGATCTGTGTTCCTACCCCTGCCTATGGTCATGAGCCCTCTGccccgaaagaatgagatcatgGATACAAGTGGCGAAAATtagtttcctccacagggtgtCTGGGTTTAACCTTAGAGATAGTGAGGAGCTCAAACATTTTggaggggctcaaagtagagtcgctgctcctctgcattgaaaggagccagttgaggtgaaTCAGGCATCTATCTAGCATGCCTCCAGGacagctccctggggaggtgtttcagggATGCCCAGCTAGGAGGAGGCCTCGGGGCAGACCTGGGAGTACCTTGGTATTCCACTGgaagagctggaggaggtggctgatgaGAGGGAAGTCTTGGCATCCctacttagactgctgccctgcAACGTGACCCTGGATAAGTGGCAGGAAATGTTGAAATATTATTTTGGCCTTTTCAGTGATACAATAGGGGCAGCCATTAAGAACATagtttacaaacaagaggaggtcATTCAGCCAATGAAGTTCGTTTGggtagaacttaactaatagctcagggttgttaaaatcttatcaagctctgatttaaaggaacccagggttttagcttgcgctacactagcaggaagactattccatactctaacaacatgctgtgtaaagaagtgcttcctcaaattcgttttaaaatgttcttccaCTAATTTTCAGTAATAGacacaagttctagtatttaaactaatattaaagtagcCATTGTCCTTTGATTGTGATTAAATAAACTTTTACATTTTTCGTATTAGATAAGCAGTAAAGTCCATTAGGAAAAAAATTTTATACAAATATTTCATTAGTGTTTTGTTAAATGAATGGCTCAGGAGTGCatagtcttatccagaaagggctgctgtgtatgcaggtttacgctgcaactccctacttATGTCAGTAATTAgaagactgattggctgaagagtcctcacacctgggtttgaacagctgaactaaaggttatcccaaaaacctgcatacacaccggtcctttgcggataagattggtcaCCCCTGCTGTATAATATTACACTTCTGCATGACAATTTGGATTGATTTGAAGGTTAGGATTCATTATAGTGGTTCTGTTAAGTTTGATACACCTAGACAGAACAGGAGGTTCACAAAAGACAAAGAGGACTGAATGTAAAGGCACACTCATGGGTGAGGGGCGAgggaaaaggaaaaagaaagGGGGCGGGAGGGTACATTGTGTCTTGTTTTTAACGCTTCCTAAATTCTGTTGTCCAACCAAGCCATGTAGGCCTAATAAGAAATGGCTGCAACTTCATCCTAGCAAACACAGGCGATAGAGTTACAATGTGGGAGAGAGCAAGCAGGGTTGGTTGCAGAAGTGGGGCCTCTCGTATTTCCCCTTTAAGGGCCTATTAATAGGGCAAGAACAACCTTCAGACCAGATCAATGCTTATAATAGAAACTGTATTTGCAAGTGAAACCTTCTTTAAGCATAGGATAATTTGTTCATTATATATGGTTATACATTAATTATATAAAACATTTCATAatatatgtatttaataaattaaCCCTTTCCAATGTTAATGTTTCCTTAACTGCTCTCACTGTAGTTCTTGTTCTGAAATAGAAACACACTGATGTTCATAAACAACCACAAACCGGTCTACACTGTAACTGAGTATGAAAATAGATCATCTCGATTTACTGCAAAGCTAAATATATGCAGtcttttgattttttattttaccaAGAGGATTTGTACTGCATTCCTAGCATGAAGCTCTATGGTACTGTCTCAGATTCACTATTTatgtttatctgctgaattgTAAAGAGAGCTGCACAAAGAGCTGTCACAGTGCAtggaatgtttttaaaatgttatctTTTCTCTTTATGAATACTTATCTAAGCTATTTTAAGACTGAAAACAATTATTTCACATGTTGGAGAGACAAGCACACAATCTTGGACAGTTCAGGTTCAATGAAAAAttagtttcatttaaaaatcCACTTCAGTATAACTGAATTTGGTATGATTTTACAATGATCttctttacttatgtattttaTAATACAGGTCAGGCCATTAGGTAACAGACAAAAAGCATCAATGGAAAAAGATAAGTGCAGAAGGGAAAAAagatagtattattattattagaaacaCCTTAAGATCCATGTTTCATTAATTCCTTTACTAACTTAATTGTTCTTCCTATGCTCTTATGTTGTACTTACTGGCCATTAAATTGTCGTATTAGGCTCTTACTTTGTTGATTGTTATGTGTAGCTGTGTAGCTGTTTGGGTTGCTCCTGTTCACCTGTACCTGGGCATATActtgaagctcagcctagctgtgcTTATGCATAGTTGACTCCTTGAGAGTCTGGATGTTTGCAGTGTGCTATTTGACTCACTGTACATGGCTTTGGAGAAAAGCGTatgtgtaaaatgtgaatgtacagatgctcctctgctTATGAACAAGTTACGTTCTGAACGGCCGttagtaacttgaaatgttcgtaagtggttattcaacataattttaaggatatacgcaagtacaaagaactatgatgctgggagtacgcacgctacgctgctgcgcggcggcagtagcggccagaagtcgtactaggtggaattggcacgcagaaaagaaaaattgatgttgtggacaggaaacgggagcccaatgaacacagtttggacttacagtcctcttcattcGTATGTTTGAaaattcgtaagttgaaagttcgtaagtagaggagcatctgtatatgtATGAATGAATGTAATTAAGTATTACTATTTACCATAATGCCATTTCAACACAAATGTTTGATACACTGATTTGAAGTGTACTGATCTGTACTGAGAACATGTACTATTAGATACACAAAAAGCTGAAGATACCCAAAGTACAATATTTGCAAATATTGTTCTTCAAcaatttttttctctccatgTAATTCTCTGTGAAATATTTTGGACAATAGTAATTTTTGATTTTACAAAAAGTGTACCACTGAGGTTTTGCTGATATCTATTTTGCTGACGTGCTTCTATGTGACTCTAGATCATGGGCGATAATCCTTTTCGCCCAGACCCATGTAGTATAACACCATTAAATTAAATGTCTTGCTAACATGGATGTATTTATCGGTAATgaagaaagaaataaatactaatgcagtatatttatataGAAGCTTACAAACCCTCAGACGTGCGTCAAGTAAAGTCCATCTGTGTTCCAAACTCTTACCCAGTAACTATAATGAACACTACCTTCAGTTTAGACCTTAACCACATTGATTCTAAATGCTCATTCTTGTATCCATTCCTTCCTTTATGCCTTCTGTACTCCCCTTCTTCCCCTTTACCATTTTTCTTTCTCATTGTTTCCACAGGAGGATCAATCAGGTGCCCACAATGACACGAGCCAGTCCAGTGGGTCCAGCTCTTTAGACTTCTTCTTCGTGACAGAATGCATATGCGTCAGCTGGTTCTCTGCAGAACTGACCCTGCGCTTCTTGTCTTCACCCAGCAAGATTGAATTTTTAAAGGAGGCAATGAACCTGATTGACTTCGGCTCTATCCTTCCTTTTTTCGTCGAGCAGTTCTCAGCTGTGACTGAAACAGGTgacggggaggaggaggagtcaaCACTAGGCCTCTTAAAGATCATCAGGCTAGTGCGAGTCTTCCGGATCTTCAAACTCTCCCGGCACTCCAAGGGTCTGCAGGTCCTAGGCATGACCCTGAAGGCCAGCTTGCGTGAGCTGGCCCTGCTCGTCTTTTTCCTCGTCATTGGAGTCATCCTTTTCTCTAGTGCTATCTACTTCGCAGAGGGGGATAAGGAAGACACACTCTTTATTAGCATTCCTTACTCCTTTTGGTGGGCTTTGGTCACCATGACTACAGTTGGCTATGGTGACATGTACCCTGAAACAGTAATGGGCAAGCTGGTGGGCTCCCTGTGTGCCATTGCTGGGGTGCTAACCATCTCCCTGCCTGTGCCTGTCATCGTCTCCAACTTCAGCTACTTCTATCACAGGGCAaatttgacctttgacccatcGCCTTACAAGCATGTGAAGTGCTCTTTGTGGGAGGAAGATGACGAGGATGATAAGGCAAAGGATTACTTGGCTTTGGGAGGCCTGTATACTCCTCTGAATGGGACTCTACCTACACATGAAAGGAATGAGGTTCAGCAGGTAGGAAATGTATACATTAAGAAACCTCTAGTGACAGAGGTGTGAGAGTATGAGGTTAGCAAAGTGTGCTAACTGACCAAAGGCCAAGAGCAATTTGGTTGCAACAGAGTCTTACTGTATGAATACAGAATATCAATAGCAGGTGACAAAGTTCATTCACAGGGATAGTGTAGgatctatttttgtttattgatttattttgatGTATTTCTTACTACTATACTCAATATTTAATCTTAAATTGCttattatgtttatttattgattAAATGGAATGAATAATTGCTGTGCCTTATTTAGTTAATTGCATTTATGGCAGTACTGTCTAGCATTAACTGCTGAACTAATTAGTAATTAGTAATTTCGAATGCCTTTGACATCATTGAAGTCTGAATGAATTACTGAGGTTAGGCATTTCAAAGATCAACAAGTCTGTAATGGTCTACGATGACTTTCTAAACACAGTATAGTCGGTGACAACTCATGttatatttttcatttcactgAAATTATGATTAACTGTGCAGTACTTTTTGGTTTTCCACCAATGAAATCATATAGCATGTGACGTTGTATTCCCCAATTCATTTATTACATTATATATCAAAACTATGTGTGCAATATGTTGTGTGTAACAttctatatttatatgtaactatttaataaaaaagatttTATCTGATTTTTCCTGTTatcaaatgtaataaatacCATCTCTTTCTAGCAACCTATTGGATAAAAAAACCTATTGGATTAAAAACTTTTATGTAATATGACAGGATTTAAGAAATTTAAAGCTTTGGTATATATGACTTTTTGGTTTTAGTTATTTTTACcaacaaaaaatacattttcatacatcacaaaattatatttcatttaatgaGGAAAGTACTAGAAATGTCTATATGTGAGATGAAACAACTGTATCAAAGataaagtttttaaatatcattttAGCAGTGATAACGCTACATCAATATGAATAATTATTAAGCAATAAATTTCTTTATGATAACGAAGTTAATGCAGATTTTCcacaccttcaaattacaagCAATGCAAATATGAGCGTTAGGAGGTTTTCTGTCTTTTGGGGTgtggtgccccccccacaccatctTTGGAGAGAGAGAACGGAAGCTGAGTTATTGATATATACAGCAATAACCTTTTTTAGAAATCATATAtttaatccattcatccatccatccacgttCTAGTCCAGGGGTGTCCaaccttatccacaaagggccggtgtgtatgcaggtttttgggataacctttaggtcagctgttcaaacccaggtgtcaggactcttcagccattcggtcctctaattagtaatctagtttgagagttgcagcgaaaacctgcacacacagcagccctttttggataagactggccactcCTGTTCTAGTTGATTATGCAGGATATTGTCAGAGACGGGCTTGGAGTCTATACAAGGTAGCATCGGCCAGTGTttccaacctggtcctcgggaGCCCCAcattgtggactgtctgggagggagcaaaaatgtggactgtctgggagggagcaaaaatgtggactgtctgggagggagcatagggcacaaagctgggatacaccctggatgggatgagtATGTATAATTGTAATTATGTAATGTGCCATGTTTTTTTCTTGACTCATCCCAAAAATATAGAACAGATTCTTCACAGAAATCTTTCcaggttttattttttgtaaacgACCTTTATTCTAGATACAGTAAAGACTTACAAAACATTACCAGCACATGACAATTactgtcatacacacacacacacacacatatatatatatatgtgtgtatatatatatatatatatatatatatacaggtatacacacacacctatgaatTAAAAATTcagcaaataaattaaatgttacAGTTTAGCCATTCGAGACATAACTGAGGGGAAAAAGACTGTGGTAGTAACTGTTTGATGTGGATTTTACATTTACGCGATTTTTTTACGTTACCTAGCAGCAGGAACATTTAAGTTGAATGCTGGACTTATGACTGATTCTCCAAGTCTCATTCCAAATAGGTCATCAGAGTCAAGGTCTAAATGTTCTTTATCTTTCATCAGAAATTCACTCTGTTTCTCTTCATCACTCTCCATTAGCAGGTCATTTCTCATCGGTAGGAACCGCGAATATGGAGGAAGGTGCTTTCCTGGGGGCCTCTTAGATGTAAGAGACA
The sequence above is a segment of the Brienomyrus brachyistius isolate T26 chromosome 5, BBRACH_0.4, whole genome shotgun sequence genome. Coding sequences within it:
- the LOC125742764 gene encoding potassium voltage-gated channel subfamily A member 7-like is translated as MDEGSMSGLEREVGGMGTVGIQGLEEMHGGGSTRRLAMKNEEDNKGEGGKGCHYGNMWKGGWMLSERLAINVAGMRYETQLRTLAQFPDSLLGDPQRRLRYFDPLRNELFLDRNRVCFDAILSYYQSGGRLQRPTEIPVDVFLEELEFYQLGEEILERYKDDEGFPKEEVRILPKGKIASNVWSLFEYPDSSPYARGVTILSIIIIVLSISTFCLETIPELQSIRHSRKEDQSGAHNDTSQSSGSSSLDFFFVTECICVSWFSAELTLRFLSSPSKIEFLKEAMNLIDFGSILPFFVEQFSAVTETGDGEEEESTLGLLKIIRLVRVFRIFKLSRHSKGLQVLGMTLKASLRELALLVFFLVIGVILFSSAIYFAEGDKEDTLFISIPYSFWWALVTMTTVGYGDMYPETVMGKLVGSLCAIAGVLTISLPVPVIVSNFSYFYHRANLTFDPSPYKHVKCSLWEEDDEDDKAKDYLALGGLYTPLNGTLPTHERNEVQQVGNVYIKKPLVTEV